The window ACGGCTTCCTGGCGACCTCCGAGCAGGAACACCAAGTGGGGCCGGTCATGTACGGGAAATTTCCCGTGACCGAGACGTCCGCTTTCAAATACGAGACGGGCGTACTCTTCGGCCTTACCAGCGGTTCGCCGGACGCCACCTTCAAATGGCTCCTGGAATACGAGTTCCGTTTCTGATCCACACGCCGCGGACACCCCGCGCACCATGCGCCTTGGAGGCAGCCGACGCTTGGTTGCCAATCCTTCCAGCCGCCTATACAAAAGGCGCGTATTTTCGCGAGTGTTCTGGATTGAGCAGTGGGTCGATGCGCCGATTCGCAGGTTTTCTTTGCGCTCAGATCTTGCTGTGGCCAGCGCTGGCGGTGGGCGGGGAGAAGGCGGCGCAAGACGCAACCGGCCTTCGGGTCGTCATCTTTCCAACCTCGCCGGTGCCCGGCGTGGGCCTCCCCAAGGAAAAAATCCCCGCCAACGTGCGGGTGGTCGCCATGGACGACCCCGATCCCGCCCAAATCCCGTCGGTAAGCGAGCAGCTCTCGAAACAGATCGGTAGCGTCACCCTCAACGAAGCGCAAGGCAACCCCTTGCAGCCGAACTTGAATTTCCGCGGCTTTACGGCATCCCCCTTGCTTGGTCTGCCGCAGGGCCTCGCCATTTACCAAAACGGCGTTCGCATCAACGAGCCGTTCGGCGATGTCGTGCAGTGGGACCTGGTGCCCGAATTCGCGATCGATTCCATCCACGTTATCCCGGGCTCCAGCCCGGTCTTCGGCTTGAACGCCCTGGGTGGCGCCATCGTGCTGCAGATGAAGAACGGCTTTCGTCACCCGGGGTTTAGGACAGAACTTTCCGGCGGTTCGTTCGGCCGCGTCCACGGGACCGCGGAATATGGGGAGCATTGGCAGAACACCGCCCTTTACTTCGGCATGACCGGCTTCGACGAAGACGGGTGGCGGGACAATTCGCCTTCCGATCTTGCCCAGTTCTATGGTGACTTCGCCTTTCGCGGGGTCAATCTCGAGGGCAATCTGAGCCTTCTGTATGCCGACACCGACCTTAACGGAAATGGCGCCGCGCCGCGCGAGCTTCTCGATGTCGACCGGGCCGCCGTCTTCACGCATCCAGACAACACGCGAAACGAACTTTTCTTTTTGCAGGGCCAGATTCACCGGGGGCTTACGGAACAGCTTTCCGCGCAGTCGAATTTTTATTTTCGGTTGGCGCGACGGAATACGCTGAACGGTGACGCGGCTGAGTTCGGGGCGTGTGCGGCCGACCCCGACGGCGACGCGGAAGAGGAGCTCTGCCTCGACGATGGCGCGGGCGCGCCACTCGTCAACCTGAAACAGGGAGGGTTCATCGAAGAAGACGAAGCGAATGGCGGCGATGGCGTTTTCAATCGCTCCGTGACCTCTTCCACGGGCTACGGGACGTCCTTGCAGGGCAACCTTCGCAGCAGTCTTTTTGGCCTCGACAACACATTCACGCTTGGCACGGGCGTGGATTTTGCAACAGTCGATTTCGGCAACAACACCGAGATCGGTGGGCTGACGCCGGACCGGACGATTGCGGGAAGCGACGTCTTTGTCGGGGTCTTGGGTGCGGCGCCGAACGACGCGTTCAACACGAGCCTCCGTTCCCATACGGAATATTGCGGCCTTTATTTCAACGAGACGCTGTCTCTGACCCCTCGTCTTACGGTGACGGCGGCGGGCCGGTACAATTACGCCCGTCTTCGTATCGAGGATAAGTTTGGGGGGGATCTGGCCGGCGTCCATACGTTCGGACGATTCAACCCGGCGGTCGGGGTGAACATCGCGGTCAGCGATTCGATCGGGGCCTACGCGTCCTATGGCGAATCCAACCGGGCGCCCACCGCAATCGAGCTTTCCTGCGCCGACCCGGCCAAGCCTTGCCGCGTTCCCAACGCCTTCGTGTCGGACCCGCCGCTTGCGGACGTTGTGGCGCGAACGGTCGAGGCCGGATTCCGGGGCCGCCTGAACGGGTTGCCCGGGAACGCCCCGGTCAACTGGTCGGTCGCGGGGTTCGCGGCGCGGAATTTCGACGACATCGTTTTCGTGAGCGCCGGCCCCACTCTCGGCAGCGGATTCTTTCAAAACGCAGGTATCACCCAACGGGTGGGCATCGAACTCGACCTGAATGGCCGTTATGGAGATTTCGATTGGTATGCGAGCTACGCCTATGTCGAGGCTACCTTCGAATCCCATCTTCAGATGGCCAGCCCGAACAACCCGGCCGCCGTGAACGACGAGGTAACGGTCCGTCCCGGCGATCGGATTCCGGGGATCCCGCTTCACTCCGCCAAGCTGGGTCTGGCCTATCGCGTCACCCCGGCGTGGACATTGACGTTCGAGTCTGTCCTGGCCTCCAATCAATTCTTGCGGGGCGATGAAGGGAACGACCAGCCGACGATCGACGGCTACGGCATCCTCAACGTGCGCAGCGAATACCGCTTGCGGGATTCGCTCGTCGCGTATCTTCGGATCGGCAACCTGTTTAATGCCGACTACGAAACCTTCGGTGTCTTCGGTGAAGCGAACGAGGTCTTCTTGAGCGAACTTGGCCGTCCCGGCGCGGACAACCGTTTCTTGGGCCCCGGCGCGCCCGCTGCCGTGTGGGCGGGTCTTCGCTACACCTTTTGACTTCTATCGCAGCCAGTCGGGGATCGGTTCGCGGGCGAGTATCGCCTCGACGGTCGGCCGCGTCCGCACGATGGCGAAACGGTCGCCGGTTACCAGCACTTCGGGCACCAGGGGTCGCGTGTTGTATTCGGACGCCATCACCGCGCCATAGGCGCCGGCGGTTCGAATGGCGAGCAGGTCCCCCGCCGCGATCGGGGGCAGCGGCCGTTCGCTTGCGAAACGGTCACCACTTTCGCAAACCGGGCCGACGATATCCACCGGCGCTTCCTTGCTTCCCGTCGCCGGTTCCACCACGGGTTCGATGCGATGGAAGGCGTCGTAAAGGGCGGACCTCAACAGGTCGTTCATGGCCGCGTCCACGATCACGAAATGCCGGCCCGTGCTTTCTTTCAGGTAGAGGGCCTTGGTGACGAGGATGCCGGCGTTGCCGGCGATCAGTCGGCCGGGTTCGAGGATTACCTTGCAACCAAGCGGTTGCGTCGTCTCGCGGACGATCGCGGCGTACGCCATCGGATCGGGCGGGTTTTCCCGGTTGTAGGGAACGCCAAGCCCGCCGCCAAGGTCGCACCGTTCGATCGGGTGGCCTTTGGCGCGCAAGGTGCCTACGAGGCCGGCCACTTTCGCGAAGGCAGCCTGGAACGGGGCAAGGTCGAGAAGCTGCGAACCTATGTGGACGGCGATACCCACGATCTCGATGCCGGGCAAGGCCGCCGCCTGGTCATAAACCCCCTCAACCCGTTCCCACGCAATGCCGAACTTGTCCGTGCGACGCCCGGTTGCGATCTTTGCATGGGAACCGGAATCAATGTCGGGGTTGATGCGGATGGCCACCGGCGCCCGTTCCCCGCGCTCGGCGGCAACGGCGCTCAAAGCTTCGAGTTCCGCCTCCGATTCGACGTTGAATTGCAGAATCTTTGCATCCAGGGCAAGGGCCATTTCCTCGCGCGTCTTGCCGACGCCGGAAAAGACGATTCGCCTTCCCGGAATCTTCGCCGCCAGCGCCCGGCGAAGCTCGCCGCCGGAAACAACGTCGGCGCCGGCGCCCAGATCGGCCAGCGTGCGAAGGACAGCTTGATTCGAATTTGCCTTCACGGCATAGCAGATCATAGCGTCGCACCCGGCGAACGCTTCGGCGAAAACCCGGTAGTGACGGGTAAGCGTCGCCGTCGAATAACAATAGAATGGCGTGCCGACCGCCTCGGCGATGCGAGGAATCGGGACCTCCTCGGCGGCGAGGATCCCGTCACGATAGCAAAAATGATTCATCGCGGGTATTGCCTTGGGTAGGTGTCTTCCGTATCCCGGGGCGGCTCGAGCCCCCCTTTCTTGCCGCACGCCGTCAGCGTCCCGGCCAGACAAAAGGCCAGCAGCAGCCAAAGAAGCGCCCGCCTCATAGGAAGCGGCTCCGCGCCTGGCGCACGGCTTCCCGTACCCTTGCCGGCGCCGTGCCGCCGGCGCTCGTCCGGCTTTCGACGGAACGCGTAACGCCAAGCACATCGAAAACGGCGTTCGTGATCCGAGCCTCGATGCGTTGCATTTCCTTGAGGGGAAGTTCTTCCAGGCCAACGCCCTTCTTCTCGGCAAGTTTCACGATTTCGCCGGTGATTCGGTGCGCATCCCGGAAGGCAAGCCCGCTCGTCCGGACCAGCCAGTCGGAAAGGTCCGTCGCCGTCGTGTAGCCTGCCCCCGCCACCGCGAGCATGCGTTCGCGGTCAACCGCGAGGTCGCGGACCATACCGGTCATCACGGCGAGGCAGAGAAGGAGGGTGTCCGTCGTATCGAACACGGGCTCCTTATCCTCCTGCATGTCCTTGCTGTAGGTAAGCGGCAACCCTTTCATCACAACGAGTAGGGTGGTCAGTGCGCCGAGTACGCGCCCCGCCTTGCCGCGGACCAGCTCGGCGGCGTCCGGGTTCCGTTTTTGCGGCATGATCGAACTGCCGGTCGAGAAAGCGTCCGACAGGCGTATGAAACCGAACGGCGTGCTCGACCAAAGAATGATCTCTTCGGCCAACCGCGAAAGATGCGTCGCGGTAATTGCCGCCGCGCTCAGATATTCCAGCGCGAAGTCCCGGTCGCTTACGGCATCCATCGAATTCGCCATCGGCCGGTCGAAACCAAGCGTGGCGGCCGTCATTTCCCGGTCTATGGGAAAGGACGTTCCGGCCAGCGCCGCCGCCCCGAGCGGACTTTCGTTGAGCCGCCGCCGGCAGTCTTCGAGCCTGCTCCGATCGCGGCCGAACATCTCGACATAGGCCAGCAGATGATGCCCGAGGGAGACCGGTTGTGCCGCCTGCAGATGGGTGAACCCGGGCAGCAGGGTCTCCGCGTGCTCTTCCGCGCGGTCGAGCAGAGCCGCCTGCAATTCCCGAAGCGCGATGGTCGCGATATCGACGGCCTCTCGCACCCAAAGCCGGAAGTCCGTCGCCACTTGATCGTTCCGCGACCTGGCCGTATGCAGCTTGCCGGCGGTCTCGCCGATGAGTTTCCGAAGCCGCGCTTCGATATGCATGTGAATGTCTTCAAGCTCTGCCTTGAACTCGAACTCGCCTTTTTGGATTTCGGCATCGATTCGCTCAAGTCCCTTGAGGATCGCCTCGCCATCCGGATGGGCGAGGATGCCGGTTGCCACCAGCATGGCGCAATGCGCCTTCGAACCGGCTATATCCTGCGCATAAAGCCGCTTGTCAAAACCGATCGAGGCATTGATTGTTTCGAGGGTAATGTCCGGAGCCTGGTCGAAGCGGCCCTGCCGAAGGGGCGGGGCGCTGTCCGTAACGGGGGGGGATTTTGTCTTCATGTCGAACTGCCGGTTGCCATGTCCAGCCGATTGCGTTTGATCCTTGTTCTCGGGGCGGTTGCCATTGGCGCCGGGCTGGCGGCGTGGTGGTGGCAATTTGCCCGCCCGCCGGCCGACTTTCCTCCGCCAGCGGCCCTGCACTTTACGCCGCTTTCCAAGCCCCGGCCAGTGCCGGATGCGGTCTTCTACGACGAAGAATATCGGGAACGGCGCTTTGCCGATTGGCGAGGGAAGGGCATCGTTCTCAATCTCTGGGCGACGTGGTGCGGGCCTTGCGTGCGCGAGCTGCCGACCCTGGATCGCCTGGCGGGGCTGCTTGCCGGCGAGGACATCGTCGTTCTTGCGCTTGCGCTCGATCGTGGCGGTCTTGCGGTCGTGAAGCCCTT is drawn from Pseudomonadota bacterium and contains these coding sequences:
- the lysA gene encoding diaminopimelate decarboxylase, which translates into the protein MNHFCYRDGILAAEEVPIPRIAEAVGTPFYCYSTATLTRHYRVFAEAFAGCDAMICYAVKANSNQAVLRTLADLGAGADVVSGGELRRALAAKIPGRRIVFSGVGKTREEMALALDAKILQFNVESEAELEALSAVAAERGERAPVAIRINPDIDSGSHAKIATGRRTDKFGIAWERVEGVYDQAAALPGIEIVGIAVHIGSQLLDLAPFQAAFAKVAGLVGTLRAKGHPIERCDLGGGLGVPYNRENPPDPMAYAAIVRETTQPLGCKVILEPGRLIAGNAGILVTKALYLKESTGRHFVIVDAAMNDLLRSALYDAFHRIEPVVEPATGSKEAPVDIVGPVCESGDRFASERPLPPIAAGDLLAIRTAGAYGAVMASEYNTRPLVPEVLVTGDRFAIVRTRPTVEAILAREPIPDWLR
- a CDS encoding TonB-dependent receptor, with the protein product MRRFAGFLCAQILLWPALAVGGEKAAQDATGLRVVIFPTSPVPGVGLPKEKIPANVRVVAMDDPDPAQIPSVSEQLSKQIGSVTLNEAQGNPLQPNLNFRGFTASPLLGLPQGLAIYQNGVRINEPFGDVVQWDLVPEFAIDSIHVIPGSSPVFGLNALGGAIVLQMKNGFRHPGFRTELSGGSFGRVHGTAEYGEHWQNTALYFGMTGFDEDGWRDNSPSDLAQFYGDFAFRGVNLEGNLSLLYADTDLNGNGAAPRELLDVDRAAVFTHPDNTRNELFFLQGQIHRGLTEQLSAQSNFYFRLARRNTLNGDAAEFGACAADPDGDAEEELCLDDGAGAPLVNLKQGGFIEEDEANGGDGVFNRSVTSSTGYGTSLQGNLRSSLFGLDNTFTLGTGVDFATVDFGNNTEIGGLTPDRTIAGSDVFVGVLGAAPNDAFNTSLRSHTEYCGLYFNETLSLTPRLTVTAAGRYNYARLRIEDKFGGDLAGVHTFGRFNPAVGVNIAVSDSIGAYASYGESNRAPTAIELSCADPAKPCRVPNAFVSDPPLADVVARTVEAGFRGRLNGLPGNAPVNWSVAGFAARNFDDIVFVSAGPTLGSGFFQNAGITQRVGIELDLNGRYGDFDWYASYAYVEATFESHLQMASPNNPAAVNDEVTVRPGDRIPGIPLHSAKLGLAYRVTPAWTLTFESVLASNQFLRGDEGNDQPTIDGYGILNVRSEYRLRDSLVAYLRIGNLFNADYETFGVFGEANEVFLSELGRPGADNRFLGPGAPAAVWAGLRYTF
- the argH gene encoding argininosuccinate lyase, which codes for MKTKSPPVTDSAPPLRQGRFDQAPDITLETINASIGFDKRLYAQDIAGSKAHCAMLVATGILAHPDGEAILKGLERIDAEIQKGEFEFKAELEDIHMHIEARLRKLIGETAGKLHTARSRNDQVATDFRLWVREAVDIATIALRELQAALLDRAEEHAETLLPGFTHLQAAQPVSLGHHLLAYVEMFGRDRSRLEDCRRRLNESPLGAAALAGTSFPIDREMTAATLGFDRPMANSMDAVSDRDFALEYLSAAAITATHLSRLAEEIILWSSTPFGFIRLSDAFSTGSSIMPQKRNPDAAELVRGKAGRVLGALTTLLVVMKGLPLTYSKDMQEDKEPVFDTTDTLLLCLAVMTGMVRDLAVDRERMLAVAGAGYTTATDLSDWLVRTSGLAFRDAHRITGEIVKLAEKKGVGLEELPLKEMQRIEARITNAVFDVLGVTRSVESRTSAGGTAPARVREAVRQARSRFL
- a CDS encoding TlpA disulfide reductase family protein, translated to MSSRLRLILVLGAVAIGAGLAAWWWQFARPPADFPPPAALHFTPLSKPRPVPDAVFYDEEYRERRFADWRGKGIVLNLWATWCGPCVRELPTLDRLAGLLAGEDIVVLALALDRGGLAVVKPFYEELGINRLAIYLDPKGRVAKAFGLVGVPVTAFIDHEGRVLGSHAGLADWDTPEALALVRSYLGKPVAGD